gatgaccctgacgatgtcaaaagggaggcttccgaaaagtggttTGCACGGCagtttgcacggagggggaaggagccaccgcggcgagagcactacgaattgtgggcTGATacatccgtgtccctcggtgagaagtccggatcagctgccctgctctatagaaacaacacgctgatttgtgcacccaagaccggagaaggggaactctcatgcagttacagagcggaatgcgtagcattagagataggactgcaacggctgctgaaatggcttccggcatacagaagcacaccgagcaggttgtccatcttctctgactcgctgtcaatgttaacagcactgcagacaggccccctagccgtaacggacccaattctaagacgactatggaggcttctgcttcaagttcagagaaggaagatacgtatccgactgcaatttgtgtttggccattgtggcgtgaaacggaatgaggtttgcgatgaaatggccaaaaaggccgctgatttaccacagttgcgagatacatggatccccgacatcattgcttatgcgaagcgagtgcttaggtcgggagaagtccatgagaacactcataggtttggtatcacgggcaaccactttccaacaaaacataaggaagaactgacgagggaagaagaaacggcactggcacgctttcgggttgggtcttcaagacactatggatggatgttgcgaaagatcaacccgagtgtgcctccacagtgccgatggtgtaacccgcaacatgcagcaataggaccaacaatacaaacagccccacctgttgcgacacgcactgttcagagaacctccgaatcgaccaaatgtacggagtgtgatgccacataccaatgccgctcgagtgctgtaacgcacatggtaaacaaacatggctttgtgcgagctgatgccctccggaggatcaaatacggcgatgcaacacctgcagtggacatccccccggagccccctccagtgctggcgatcgttcctctaccatcgagcacacgagtcccgatgagaccgcaggtgcttcattgtacccttctgtacctccaaattcgcagtgccaggccgactattacaccaccttagaacaatacatggcataggcagcggtagttgccgcgtgaaaaggggacgggagaacgaggactcagtgcaaggagatggttgagccccagcagcgccagtccctcaggatacacggaagctgccgtttcaatgtgacctgtgcgaggcgagcttcggtacacgctctttcctgtcactacacaagaaattcaaacataaaagcatagtgatggaggacggtaccgtgatggtggtgcaattccctcgtaagcgtgcccgtgagggaaacgttgacgtcccgggggaAGGCGAGGTACAGTgcggtgtgtgccaaaaagtgctcagttgcagggactccctcatccgacactgtaaggctttccacaaaggtgagggagtcgaacttaaatgcagcaaaagcacaaaattgtgtgccactgattccccgcatacaaacgcatccatgttggtgtgcccgacatgcggaaggcagtgtgctagcaaaactggcctcaccctccatcaaaagaagatgcacggtatgaaggtagagcgcgctgttaccagccaacgcggcgactgcgaagaaacgtcgctgcacttgatgagctgtcccggtttgaaggagttacgtgtcaggtttgcggtagaaggtgagtgtgtgcaggatgtatgtttttctaaaaggctggcgcagtttctcattgcggttgaacggagccggccgcaggtgaagtcctcccctaatgtaacagtcatacaacccactctcccttctgcaacttccccccttattgccgagagtggagctagcaggaaaagcaccggacgcaggaatagtccagacaccctcagagacagagggggtatgcagtcaacaagcaacagaaacagaaagagggagagagaataataaacgaataacaaaaatcaaaacaaaaggattgctaattgacatctttgggagagtccggggtgaggggggcttctcgccccatctgctgtattccgttcaactgcggagctacaacaaaaattatagagagtgtgttaggatgaataaaaaagggagactctgccacagtcgccagaccgatagcatctcagggctctacggtgatggctgatagCCGCgacagtggggggaaactcccacgaaggcacgaagaaaattccaaaaaaaatttagcgGTATTTTCTTGCATTTCATGGAACATATTTCTTATTCAGATGCTTCTTTCGACGCAACGGTGATCTGGAAACTACTTATATTATTCGCGTGTGTGTCTTAAAATCGAAGAAGCTGCAGGACTCCGACCATATCTTCcttaacttccttcattttgCTGCCACTGCCCTCATTTCCCTTTCAGAGACGCACTTGCACGACTATATCGGCACTATCGTGCTTCTCgggctcctctttttttcccagATGTTACTCTCTTCCACCGTTGCAAAAAATTCGCGTATAAGCGGCGCCCCTGCCGTTGGTATAAATGTTTTCACCTCTTGCTGAATAGAGGCTGATGGTTTGCAGAAACGTATTTGGCACGAGTGTTTTCATGCGGCCCAAATTGGAGTATGAGTTCACTCGATATTACCTGAGAAAATCCTATACTATTTTCGGACCTTGTGAATAATTATCTACATCAAGCGTTTGCCGCTATTTTTCTACTTCCTTCTCATAGGTCTGAAGCCTGAGCGAATACCATGCTTCATATCATCACGCTTGTGTACAACTGCTTACATCATGTAGAAACTGTTATTTTAGTCGTTTTTATTGTAACAACGAATGCGTTGCATTATGAGCTTTCTTCAAAGTGGTGCCTATTGCTAATCATTCatagttgttttttctttctgacAGCCAATGAAGATTTCTCTCATTTGAGAAGGGGTGCAGGGACAATTACTTTCTGCGTCCCTGTTTTGTATCGACGTGtgttatgtttgtttttaactCGATGCTGTCGccgcattttttttacaatgcCACCTGGCAGCCACATGCCCCTCTGTGTAGTGGGCAGTAAGAGGTGATAAACGTGCTGATTGTACTCATCAAGAACCTCCGGAGTAGCCTTTCCAGCGTGTAGACTGCTGAGGTGTGGTCTCttaatgttttttcttgctttctaTGAATACTTCCGGTGAGTGAAATAATATATCTTTATATACTCGTGGAGGGATAGTTGACATTGGCGCCTGCTCCAACTACAAATGCTCATGCGTTGGTGATGGATTCCAAAATTTCAtattccttcccctttgttcGCACGTTTTGGAAACCAACTGGAAAAACGGCGGGGGCTGCATTTGTATAATCATAAGTGCATAGCGAATACAGCTCCACCGAGATTGGTTCGTCCCGCATGAGGTTGGAAAACATTTTCATGGGATGCCCGTGATCAGGCAGTCGATAATGTTGACAGTTAAAAGTGTCGAGGTGCAGGCTCTCCTTGGGCGTGGCGGACGAATACGTGTAACACCGTCTTGTGCAGCTACATGCTCTATGTATAAGAGTTTGAAGGGGAGTTAGTGAGAGGGAATGGTGATGAtagaggttttttttttttcgaggagTCCTCAAGAAGTGATTCAACATTTAGAAAGGGTGATTACAGGGCGCAATGGCGAAATGATGGAGACAGGAGCAGCTCATATCCACTTTGCTACATGGTGgttgcaaaaaataaatattaacaaGAGGGGATGAAAGTTAATAAACATACCGGAGTCGTGATCGTGTGGTGCTTGATAAGGAAAACTCTCCACAGTTAAAACTGAGAAACGGATGATAGACCGCATCACTAAAGCATTTCCATCTAAAGTTGacacaaaaaccaaacacaGGCGCAGGAGTGTAGAGAGTGGAGTAGCGTAGCTCATTGAATTGGTAAGATTATTATATGACACCGTTAGGGCTAAATTATCTTCCGTAACCGGCTCCCAGACGACAGCAGgcgataacaataacaacctGCTAATGCGACCCGCAGCACCCGCAAGACCGTAGCTCTCCACCCAGCGCGGGTGCATTCTGGCTCTTATATATACTCATTGTCATGACAGAGTATATTGTACTGTGTTGATAGGGGACGGGTGACTGTATTGAAGAGCCGATGCTTTTGACATGTTAGAGATAATATGTTTTATTGTAAAGTCAATACAACACACAATaggataataatgataaagtAAAACAAGTATATATAGTAATAGAAATATATCTTATATAGGAAAGATTCAGCAGTAAAAGTAGCGTTTGTGGTGTACGGAGCAGGAGAGCAACTGACCGCTCTCAGACCGATGGTGACGACATAAACGCGTCTCTCGGGCTTCTGCTCTGTAAACTTTGCGCAATGCGATACGGAAACAGTTTTTGCGCTTGTTCAGTAGGTTTGCCGAATGGCTGTGGGTATGACACTTCCTCAGTTAAGGGAAGGAGCGAGTGTGTGTAATACGTGTGTTCctctgacaaaacaaaagggcacCCCGGCACCCTGCTCGTAAAGGTTTTTAATTACCTTCACAGCTCGTAGGCGCATCAGTTGCTTCACACGCGAGTGTAAAGTATCTGTGGCTGTGTGCTTATAAAACAACATGTGCGGGATCGCGTGTGGTCGTATATGGGCTGGCATTGTATTTGCCATGTTGCCGTTTTTGCTCCTCGCGTCTTCGGActgtttgctttccatgcgtgcgcttctttttgcaagCGTGTTTCCCTGTGTGTGGGATACATGTTTCTTTGTCCTGTTGCATATATAAAAGGGAGTTATAGCGTTGCGTTGTGTGCGTCCGCTGTTGGTTTTTGCA
This region of Trypanosoma brucei brucei TREU927 chromosome 1, complete sequence genomic DNA includes:
- a CDS encoding hypothetical protein (gene predicted by glimmer), whose product is MLFYKHTATDTLHSRVKQLMRLRAVKVIKNLYEQGAGVPFCFVRGTHVLHTLAPSLN